The Amycolatopsis sp. DG1A-15b genome window below encodes:
- a CDS encoding DUF4062 domain-containing protein, with translation MPVELSGRLVFLASPGNMAKERDACRMVVREFNEQSSESGQVVFLLRAWEDMPGGVGRPQDRINPKLDECDYMILILGDRWGSPPAVKGPYSSGTEEEFYRCLDLLASPTAVMRDLLVLFRTLEPERLRDPGPQLLEVMNFRNDLEEAKSLQFVSFDSEQSFEAAIRKQLAEWARPLSEREPVKIDLPKLRTIEAGPTVASHIKLLEAAKEHAKNGLLMQAELLFAQAIEDGDVEAVAEFALFMRRTGRLDTALELNQKIIEDPGVLSSTDHDSVARRVRALVNMGIIHRKRSSLTESIKVLREAVRTAESSVTPVYQELCYALDNYGLSLLRVGELELARQQFEKTYSVRKEFGTSLELAQSAINLARQSLAREDFAHATTLFEEALGILETENDGHCLANALCGLAEARLRAGVRDGVRVLLERALEVNETLGNSDGTSIAHALLAKYFLAEGDVGLARGHAELCHEESERTNSATGYGTSYLLKAMIARQERDGRVATENLAKAQQYAQSSGNEPLIRDIDAVRRE, from the coding sequence ATGCCTGTCGAACTTTCGGGTCGGTTGGTCTTCCTCGCCTCGCCGGGCAACATGGCGAAGGAGCGCGACGCCTGTCGCATGGTGGTCAGGGAGTTCAACGAGCAGTCGAGCGAATCCGGGCAGGTGGTGTTTCTGCTGCGTGCCTGGGAGGACATGCCGGGTGGTGTGGGGCGGCCGCAGGATCGCATCAACCCTAAACTCGATGAGTGCGATTACATGATCCTGATTCTCGGAGACAGGTGGGGCTCCCCGCCGGCGGTGAAGGGGCCGTATTCCTCCGGGACGGAGGAAGAGTTCTACCGGTGTCTCGACCTTCTCGCCAGTCCGACCGCGGTGATGCGCGACTTGCTCGTCCTGTTTCGCACGTTGGAGCCGGAACGATTGCGTGATCCGGGGCCGCAGTTGCTGGAAGTGATGAACTTCCGTAACGACCTCGAAGAGGCAAAGTCGTTGCAGTTCGTTAGTTTCGACTCGGAGCAGAGCTTTGAGGCGGCGATTCGGAAGCAGCTCGCCGAGTGGGCCCGCCCGCTGTCGGAGCGTGAGCCGGTCAAGATCGACCTTCCGAAGCTTCGGACTATCGAGGCAGGGCCGACAGTGGCAAGTCACATCAAACTGCTCGAAGCCGCGAAGGAGCACGCGAAGAACGGATTGCTCATGCAAGCCGAGCTGTTGTTCGCTCAGGCGATCGAGGATGGTGATGTCGAAGCTGTCGCAGAATTTGCCCTGTTTATGCGGAGGACTGGCCGGCTGGACACTGCGCTGGAATTGAACCAGAAGATCATCGAAGACCCCGGCGTGTTGAGCTCGACAGACCATGATTCTGTGGCTCGCAGGGTGCGAGCTTTGGTCAACATGGGCATCATCCACCGAAAGCGAAGTTCGCTCACCGAATCGATCAAGGTGCTCAGAGAGGCTGTGCGCACGGCGGAATCCAGCGTCACACCGGTTTACCAGGAACTCTGCTACGCCCTCGACAACTACGGGCTAAGTCTGCTGCGTGTAGGGGAACTTGAGCTGGCTCGACAGCAGTTCGAGAAGACGTACTCTGTGCGCAAGGAGTTTGGCACATCGCTCGAACTCGCGCAGTCCGCGATCAACTTGGCGCGACAGAGCTTGGCTCGCGAGGATTTCGCCCACGCCACCACGCTCTTCGAAGAAGCCCTCGGTATCCTCGAGACCGAGAACGACGGTCATTGTTTGGCCAACGCATTGTGCGGGCTGGCCGAGGCGCGCTTGCGAGCCGGGGTGCGGGACGGCGTTCGAGTGCTGCTCGAGCGTGCGCTCGAGGTCAACGAAACACTAGGAAACTCGGACGGAACCAGCATCGCTCATGCCCTGCTGGCTAAGTACTTCCTGGCGGAGGGCGATGTGGGCCTCGCGCGTGGCCACGCCGAACTCTGTCACGAGGAGAGCGAGCGAACGAACAGTGCGACCGGGTATGGCACGTCGTACTTGCTGAAGGCGATGATCGCCCGCCAAGAGCGTGATGGGCGCGTCGCCACCGAAAACCTCGCCAAGGCACAACAGTATGCGCAGAGCAGCGGCAACGAGCCTCTGATCAGGGATATCGATGCCGTGCGACGCGAATAG